In the Gorilla gorilla gorilla isolate KB3781 chromosome 10, NHGRI_mGorGor1-v2.1_pri, whole genome shotgun sequence genome, one interval contains:
- the LOC101130465 gene encoding uncharacterized protein, whose amino-acid sequence MLKKKKKPSSPEQWEILGTSSGEFRCISRDCPGAGNNNREPSISTRGRTSSSKMVLPHPKVAEEAVGGPQSCKWLSCGLQGTGGGHLEGHPPRVSQESAPAGHAGISPSSSGVHLIQAKTAGWPQRVSSAEQCLLPIQHVPGADFLHVFTLRLHCGPARNAKLVEALFDSNSSC is encoded by the exons atgctaaaaaaaaaaaaaaaacccagctcccCAGAACAATGGGAAATATTGGGCACTTCATCAGGCGAGTTCAGGTGCATTTCTAGAGATTGTCCAG GTGCTGGTAACAATAATAGAGAACCATCCATATCCACAAGAGGCAGAACCTCTTCCAGCAAAATGGTGCTGCCTCACCCAAAG GTGGCCGAGGAGGCCGTCGGAGGACCACAAAGCTGCAAGTGGCTTTCCTGCGGCCTGCAGGGAACAGGTGGAGGACACTTGGAAGGGCACCCACCCCGGGTCTCACAGGAGTCTGCACCTGCAGGTCACGCTGGCATTAGCCCCTCATCCTCTGGAGTTCATCTCATCCAGGCGAAGACAGCTGGCTGGCCTCAGAGG GTCTCATCCGCTGAGCAGTGCCTCCTCCCGATTCAGCATGTCCCTGGTGCCGACTTTCTGCACGTGTTCACTTTGAGGCTGCATTGTGGGCCTGCAAGAAATGCAAAG CTGGTTGAGGCTTTATTCGATTCAAATTCAAGCTGTTAA